In Flavobacterium sp. N3904, one DNA window encodes the following:
- a CDS encoding DUF5687 family protein — protein sequence MFAKFIYLEWKSFTRSASFASNLALKILMGFLVLYFTLVFLALGVGAFYILKEMKLDPLVTINKFLIYYFVMDLIIRLLLQAIPVMNIRPLLTLPFKRPTIVHFSLGKTVLSFFNVVHAFFFLPFCAVLIYEGYEAISVLFWLIGLYSLVYANNFLNILLNNKDNLLGIFITVALILAGCQYYKLFDITLYTYPFFEALFHTKWVFAIPVLVLAGLYYWTYNYLKGDLYLDAGLTVKNDIAKTEQLTWLNQFGTLGTFLKNDIKLIKRNKRSKTTVGLSIMFLFYGLIFFNSNSHQPVVMQIFAGIFVSGGFLITFGQFVPSWDSAYYQLMMTQNIPYRGYLNSKWWLMIIGTIVSTILASFYLFFGWHVYLTIVVGAIYNIGVNSLMVLLGGAFTKTPIDLSSGKGAFGDKKAFNVKTMLITIPQLILPVGLYWLGIHLMNVNLGLALVALFGLLGLALKNKAFVFIEKIYKKEKYATIAAYKQKS from the coding sequence ATGTTTGCAAAATTTATTTATCTCGAATGGAAATCTTTCACGAGATCTGCTTCTTTCGCTTCTAATTTGGCATTGAAAATTCTAATGGGATTTTTAGTCCTTTATTTCACCTTAGTTTTTTTAGCATTGGGTGTCGGTGCTTTTTATATTCTTAAGGAAATGAAACTGGATCCTTTGGTAACGATAAACAAATTCCTGATTTATTATTTTGTGATGGATTTGATTATTAGACTTTTGCTTCAAGCGATTCCGGTAATGAACATTCGACCATTATTAACCTTGCCTTTCAAACGACCAACGATTGTACATTTTTCTCTGGGGAAAACTGTTTTGTCTTTTTTTAATGTGGTTCACGCTTTTTTCTTCCTTCCTTTTTGTGCGGTTTTAATATACGAAGGTTACGAAGCAATTAGTGTTCTATTTTGGTTGATTGGACTTTATTCTCTGGTGTATGCCAATAATTTTTTGAATATTTTATTGAATAACAAAGACAATTTATTGGGAATCTTTATAACGGTTGCCTTGATTTTGGCGGGCTGCCAATATTATAAACTTTTTGACATTACCCTTTATACTTACCCCTTCTTTGAAGCATTATTTCATACCAAATGGGTTTTTGCAATTCCTGTTTTAGTTTTGGCGGGATTGTATTATTGGACCTACAATTACTTGAAAGGCGATTTGTATCTTGATGCAGGTTTGACTGTAAAAAATGATATTGCCAAAACAGAACAGTTAACTTGGCTGAACCAATTTGGAACACTGGGAACGTTCTTAAAAAACGACATTAAATTAATCAAAAGAAACAAAAGGTCAAAAACAACTGTGGGTTTGAGTATTATGTTCTTGTTTTATGGATTGATTTTTTTCAACAGTAACTCGCATCAACCTGTTGTAATGCAAATTTTTGCAGGCATATTTGTTTCGGGTGGTTTCTTAATAACTTTCGGTCAGTTTGTGCCGAGTTGGGATAGTGCCTATTACCAGTTAATGATGACACAAAACATTCCGTATCGAGGATATTTAAATTCAAAATGGTGGCTGATGATAATAGGGACAATTGTTTCAACAATTTTGGCTTCGTTTTATTTGTTTTTTGGTTGGCATGTTTATTTAACGATTGTTGTTGGCGCTATTTATAATATTGGAGTCAATTCTTTAATGGTATTATTAGGAGGCGCTTTTACCAAAACTCCAATTGATTTGAGCTCTGGAAAAGGAGCCTTTGGAGACAAAAAAGCGTTTAATGTAAAAACAATGCTCATTACCATTCCGCAATTAATATTGCCGGTAGGATTGTACTGGTTGGGAATTCATTTAATGAACGTTAATCTGGGTCTTGCACTCGTTGCTCTTTTTGGTCTTTTAGGCTTAGCTCTAAAAAATAAGGCTTTTGTATTCATCGAAAAGATTTACAAAAAAGAGAAATATGCAACTATAGCGGCCTACAAACAAAAAAGTTAA
- a CDS encoding ABC transporter ATP-binding protein: MIQVNNLSKKYNDTSVLNIESLAIPKGQSFGLVGNNGAGKTTFFSLLLDLIQPTTGNIINHEIQVNTSEDWKPFTASFLDESFLIGYLTPEEYFYFIGDLRGQNKADVDALLAQHEEFFNGEILKNKKYLRDLSKGNQKKVGIIATLIGNPEVIILDEPFANLDPTTVNRLKKIIKELADNPEITVLVSSHDLMHTVEVCDRIVALNKGEVVKDIQTSKETLQELELFFAV; encoded by the coding sequence ATGATACAAGTAAATAATCTTTCCAAAAAATACAACGACACTTCGGTATTAAATATAGAATCATTAGCAATTCCCAAAGGACAAAGTTTTGGATTGGTAGGCAATAACGGAGCGGGAAAAACAACTTTTTTCAGTTTGTTATTGGATTTAATTCAGCCTACAACAGGGAATATTATAAACCACGAAATTCAGGTAAATACCAGCGAGGACTGGAAACCATTCACTGCGTCTTTTCTTGACGAGAGTTTTCTTATAGGATATTTGACTCCCGAAGAATATTTTTATTTCATCGGTGATTTGAGAGGTCAGAACAAAGCCGATGTTGATGCTTTATTGGCACAACACGAAGAATTCTTTAATGGTGAGATTCTTAAAAACAAAAAATATTTACGCGATTTATCCAAAGGAAACCAAAAGAAAGTGGGCATCATTGCCACTTTGATTGGCAATCCCGAAGTGATTATTTTGGACGAACCTTTTGCCAATTTGGACCCAACTACGGTAAACAGACTCAAAAAAATCATCAAAGAGCTGGCTGATAATCCAGAAATTACAGTACTTGTTTCCAGCCATGATTTAATGCATACTGTTGAGGTTTGTGATCGAATTGTTGCACTCAACAAAGGTGAAGTCGTAAAGGACATTCAGACATCCAAAGAGACTTTACAAGAATTGGAATTGTTTTTTGCTGTATAA
- a CDS encoding tetratricopeptide repeat protein produces MNSNTSKYILPIAFLLFLIACSTKKDTFVSRNSHALSTKLNILYNGQIALDKGVKGINDNTVENFWKRLPVEKMQIVDDVPKEGKPKNADFELAEAKATKAIQKHSMNIGGREKNYQIDEAYLLLGKARYYDQRFIPALDAFNYILYKYPNGSNIYEAKIWREKTNIRVGNEALAIKNTNKLIKDNELSKQEFADANAILASAFLNIEEKDSAVIKLKLADKYTKINDEKERYSFLLGQLYEEAGQKDSAIYFYQKVIDMNRKAERKFVIQAYAKKAKLFNYQNSDFNLFVEKSKKIMEDRENRPYLDIIYYNIGIFYDNNDDMDMALQYYNLSLETKSADPYLNASNYRNMGNLYFKHNNYSTAAKYYDKSLALLDVKTREYLQIQKTRRNLDEVIIDEAIAKRNDSIIRVVNLKEPEQVVYFENYIQQLKSRDELLKILADKQKKIDSNIAINGAVNTPDGAIAKPNGGIPNAATGIVPPDNTDPAAKGTTNTFYFYNPNTVAYGKLEFKKAWGNRAQGGYWRASATNDNTANNAGANSTDAVVDSKTTPVEVNEKYTTAYYIKQLPSSQKAIDSIAKERNLAYYQLGIIYKEKFKEYTLASNRLEQLLLFNPEEKLILPTKYNLYKIYQITNPAKAEALKNEISTQYPNSRYAQIINNSGPLDGIANETPEGEYKKLYRLYEEEYFTSVLQQVDDLMTHFSGDPIVSKYEILKAFTIGKLYGLAAYKKAIQYVADNYAATDEGKNAEEILKTQIPLLEQMTFSTVESKNWRVIFRVSINDEKSTAEIEKKIGLFMASENIEKLYYTCDFYNEKESFISIRGIHTESYANFVAILFADNVKFKINQPGIVISSQNYEIVQIKKNLEEYLSIKKP; encoded by the coding sequence TTGAATAGCAATACATCAAAATACATTTTACCTATTGCCTTTTTGTTGTTCTTGATAGCTTGCTCTACCAAGAAAGATACTTTTGTGTCCAGAAACTCTCATGCATTGAGTACAAAACTTAATATTTTGTATAACGGACAAATTGCTTTGGACAAAGGCGTAAAAGGGATAAATGACAATACAGTAGAAAATTTTTGGAAGCGTTTGCCTGTTGAAAAAATGCAAATTGTTGATGATGTTCCAAAAGAAGGAAAACCAAAAAATGCTGATTTTGAACTTGCCGAAGCTAAGGCTACTAAAGCCATTCAGAAACATTCCATGAACATTGGCGGTCGAGAAAAAAATTATCAAATTGATGAAGCTTACCTATTATTGGGAAAAGCCAGATACTATGACCAACGATTTATTCCGGCCTTAGACGCATTCAATTATATTCTTTACAAATACCCAAACGGAAGTAATATTTATGAAGCTAAGATTTGGCGCGAAAAAACAAATATTCGTGTAGGAAATGAGGCTTTGGCGATAAAAAACACTAATAAACTCATTAAAGATAACGAACTCAGCAAGCAAGAATTTGCAGATGCGAATGCCATTTTGGCAAGTGCTTTTCTAAATATTGAAGAAAAGGATAGTGCTGTAATAAAACTAAAATTGGCCGATAAATATACCAAGATCAATGATGAAAAAGAACGCTATTCTTTTTTGTTGGGACAACTGTATGAAGAGGCTGGACAAAAAGACAGTGCTATTTATTTTTATCAAAAAGTCATTGATATGAATAGAAAAGCTGAAAGGAAATTTGTTATTCAAGCCTACGCCAAAAAAGCAAAACTCTTTAATTATCAAAACTCAGATTTCAATTTATTTGTCGAAAAGTCTAAAAAGATAATGGAAGACAGAGAAAATAGACCGTATTTGGATATCATTTATTATAACATTGGAATTTTTTATGACAATAATGATGATATGGATATGGCTTTACAGTATTACAATTTGTCTTTAGAAACCAAATCTGCCGATCCTTATTTGAATGCTTCGAATTATAGGAATATGGGAAATTTATATTTTAAGCATAACAACTATAGTACTGCGGCAAAATATTATGACAAATCGTTGGCGTTATTAGATGTGAAAACAAGAGAATATCTTCAGATCCAAAAAACCAGAAGAAATTTAGATGAGGTAATTATTGATGAGGCAATTGCCAAAAGAAATGATAGTATTATTAGGGTAGTTAATTTAAAAGAACCCGAGCAAGTTGTTTATTTTGAAAATTATATTCAACAACTAAAAAGCAGAGATGAGCTTTTGAAAATACTGGCAGATAAGCAAAAAAAGATTGACTCAAATATTGCCATAAATGGCGCAGTAAATACACCAGACGGAGCTATTGCCAAACCAAATGGAGGAATACCAAATGCAGCAACAGGAATCGTGCCTCCTGATAATACAGATCCTGCTGCTAAAGGGACAACAAACACTTTTTATTTTTATAACCCAAATACGGTCGCTTACGGAAAATTAGAATTTAAAAAGGCATGGGGGAATAGAGCTCAAGGAGGTTATTGGAGGGCTTCTGCAACAAACGATAATACAGCAAATAATGCAGGTGCAAATAGTACCGACGCTGTAGTTGATTCTAAAACAACACCAGTAGAGGTGAACGAAAAATACACAACAGCATATTATATAAAGCAACTGCCAAGTTCACAAAAAGCAATTGATAGTATTGCAAAGGAGAGAAATCTTGCTTATTATCAGCTTGGAATTATTTATAAAGAAAAATTTAAAGAATATACTTTGGCCAGCAATAGATTGGAGCAATTGTTATTGTTTAATCCAGAAGAAAAATTGATACTTCCAACGAAATACAATTTATATAAGATATACCAAATCACCAATCCAGCAAAAGCAGAAGCGCTTAAAAACGAAATATCAACTCAATATCCCAACTCTCGTTATGCTCAGATTATAAACAATTCCGGTCCACTCGATGGCATTGCAAATGAGACTCCGGAAGGGGAATATAAAAAACTATACAGACTGTATGAAGAGGAATATTTCACTTCTGTTTTGCAACAGGTAGATGATTTGATGACCCATTTTTCTGGAGATCCGATAGTTTCAAAATATGAAATACTAAAAGCCTTTACCATCGGAAAATTGTACGGACTTGCAGCCTATAAAAAAGCGATTCAATACGTAGCCGATAATTATGCGGCTACAGATGAAGGGAAAAATGCGGAGGAAATTTTAAAAACTCAAATTCCACTTTTGGAGCAAATGACTTTTAGTACTGTCGAATCCAAAAATTGGAGAGTAATTTTTAGAGTATCAATTAACGACGAAAAAAGCACTGCTGAAATTGAAAAAAAAATTGGCCTATTCATGGCTAGCGAAAATATTGAAAAACTCTATTACACCTGTGATTTTTATAACGAAAAGGAAAGTTTTATTTCAATTAGAGGTATACATACGGAATCTTATGCCAATTTTGTTGCTATCCTTTTTGCAGACAATGTTAAATTTAAAATTAACCAACCGGGAATTGTTATTTCAAGCCAGAATTATGAAATAGTTCAGATCAAGAAAAATTTAGAAGAATACCTTTCAATAAAAAAGCCGTAA
- a CDS encoding bactofilin family protein, which translates to MFDKKPKSLTDLLGKTNRIVEGTLIKGDIISSADFRLDGELIGNFTSNGKLVIGGAGSVKGDIICNNADIEGKFEGKLQVEDTLNIKETAVIIGNVVIGKLSVEPGAVFNATCIMQPILEKGLSNADE; encoded by the coding sequence ATGTTTGATAAAAAACCAAAATCGTTGACAGATCTTTTAGGGAAAACCAATAGAATCGTGGAAGGAACCCTTATAAAAGGAGATATAATTTCGTCCGCTGATTTTAGATTGGATGGAGAACTAATAGGTAATTTTACATCCAATGGCAAATTGGTCATTGGAGGGGCAGGAAGTGTAAAAGGGGATATTATTTGTAACAATGCTGATATTGAAGGGAAGTTTGAAGGCAAATTGCAAGTAGAAGACACCTTAAATATTAAAGAAACTGCAGTAATTATAGGCAATGTTGTTATTGGAAAATTATCTGTAGAACCAGGAGCAGTTTTTAATGCAACCTGTATAATGCAACCCATTCTAGAAAAAGGACTTTCAAATGCCGACGAATAA
- a CDS encoding AtpZ/AtpI family protein → MPTNKNNKNNYNKWLALINIPIQMGVIIFLFSYLGNWLDTNHPNTKVYYVKILVMVGVFLALYNVIRQVNEINKN, encoded by the coding sequence ATGCCGACGAATAAAAACAACAAAAACAACTATAATAAATGGTTGGCTTTAATTAATATTCCCATTCAAATGGGAGTCATTATTTTCTTGTTTTCTTATCTTGGAAATTGGCTAGATACAAATCATCCCAACACAAAAGTATATTACGTAAAAATATTGGTTATGGTTGGTGTTTTTCTGGCACTTTATAATGTAATAAGACAAGTAAACGAAATCAATAAAAATTAA
- the atpB gene encoding F0F1 ATP synthase subunit A, with product MVISNKALRFIIATFVVCLPFISFANPETDTTSTQTVVTHEVTKTTHESHAEPTDVKSKIQAFIKHHVLDSHEFTLAEDEVSGSHYGFDLPIILWDNGIQFFSSSKFEHGEAVAESNGNFYKINHHDGKIYKTDAAGTITEDEKTGFPTNVRPLDFSITKTVLSIMVAALLMFVLFSSLAKSYTKNNGIASGFGRIFEPIVLYVRDEIAIPNIGEKHYKKYMSYLLTIFFFVLFLNIFGLMPLGINVTGNLTVTFSLAILTFLITNFTANKNYWGHIFWMPGVPKVMRIVLAPIELLGVFIKPFSLMIRLYANIFAGHIVLMSIIGLMFIFKSWLGSSLSFGLSFALSILEILVAFLQAYIFTMLSALYFGAAVEEHHHEEAHH from the coding sequence ATGGTGATTTCAAACAAAGCACTTAGATTTATTATAGCGACTTTCGTTGTATGTCTTCCTTTTATTAGTTTTGCAAATCCTGAAACGGATACTACAAGCACTCAAACTGTAGTTACTCATGAAGTAACAAAAACAACTCACGAATCACATGCTGAACCGACAGATGTGAAATCTAAAATTCAAGCATTTATAAAACACCACGTATTAGATTCTCATGAATTTACATTAGCCGAAGATGAGGTTTCAGGATCTCACTATGGTTTTGATTTGCCAATTATTCTTTGGGATAATGGAATTCAATTTTTCTCTTCATCAAAATTTGAGCACGGAGAAGCAGTTGCAGAATCTAACGGAAATTTTTATAAAATAAACCACCACGATGGTAAAATCTACAAAACCGATGCTGCAGGAACAATAACCGAAGACGAAAAAACGGGTTTCCCAACAAATGTACGTCCATTAGATTTTTCGATTACAAAAACAGTTTTATCTATAATGGTTGCAGCACTTTTGATGTTTGTCTTATTCTCAAGTCTTGCAAAATCATATACTAAGAATAACGGAATCGCTTCTGGTTTTGGAAGAATTTTTGAACCAATTGTATTATATGTACGTGACGAAATTGCCATTCCAAATATTGGTGAGAAGCACTATAAAAAATATATGAGTTATTTATTGACTATATTTTTCTTTGTATTGTTCTTAAATATTTTTGGTTTAATGCCATTGGGGATTAATGTTACTGGAAACTTGACAGTTACTTTTTCATTGGCAATCCTTACTTTTTTAATCACAAATTTTACTGCCAATAAAAATTACTGGGGTCATATTTTCTGGATGCCAGGTGTACCAAAAGTAATGCGTATCGTTTTAGCTCCGATTGAGCTATTAGGAGTTTTTATTAAACCATTTTCATTGATGATACGTTTGTATGCCAACATTTTTGCTGGACATATTGTATTGATGAGTATTATTGGTTTGATGTTTATTTTCAAAAGCTGGTTAGGAAGCAGTTTGTCATTTGGTTTGTCATTTGCGCTTTCTATTCTTGAAATATTGGTTGCGTTTTTACAAGCGTATATATTCACGATGTTGTCTGCTTTGTACTTTGGTGCAGCAGTAGAAGAGCATCACCATGAGGAAGCTCATCACTAA
- the atpE gene encoding ATP synthase F0 subunit C has product MEIPQIVGAGLIVIGAGLGIGRIGGSAMDAIARQPEASGKIQTAMLIAAALIEGIGFAALFAS; this is encoded by the coding sequence ATGGAAATTCCACAAATCGTAGGAGCAGGATTGATCGTTATCGGAGCAGGTTTAGGTATTGGTAGAATTGGTGGTTCAGCAATGGACGCTATTGCTCGTCAACCAGAAGCTTCTGGAAAAATCCAAACTGCAATGCTTATTGCAGCTGCACTTATTGAAGGTATTGGTTTTGCTGCGTTATTCGCATCTTAA
- a CDS encoding F0F1 ATP synthase subunit B, which yields MEKLINQFELGLFFWQVLIFVGLIFLLKKFAWKPILDAVNDREEGIKNALLSAENARKEMQNLQADNQRILQEARLERDTMLKEAREMKDKMVDDAKTEAQVQGQKMIDQAKAAIESEKNAAMAELKLHVSTLSLSIAEKILKDELSNKEAQTKLVEKLLGDVKLN from the coding sequence ATGGAAAAGTTAATAAATCAGTTTGAGTTAGGTTTGTTCTTCTGGCAAGTATTAATATTTGTTGGGTTAATATTCTTATTGAAAAAATTCGCTTGGAAACCTATTCTTGATGCAGTAAACGATAGAGAAGAAGGGATTAAAAATGCATTACTTTCTGCTGAAAATGCTAGAAAAGAAATGCAAAATTTACAAGCAGACAACCAACGTATTTTACAGGAAGCAAGATTGGAGCGTGACACCATGCTTAAAGAAGCTCGTGAAATGAAAGATAAAATGGTTGACGATGCTAAAACTGAAGCTCAAGTTCAAGGTCAAAAAATGATTGATCAAGCTAAAGCGGCTATTGAAAGTGAAAAAAATGCAGCTATGGCTGAATTGAAATTACATGTTTCTACATTGTCTCTTAGCATTGCTGAAAAAATATTAAAAGATGAACTGTCTAACAAAGAAGCTCAAACAAAATTGGTTGAGAAATTGTTAGGTGACGTAAAATTGAATTAA
- the atpH gene encoding ATP synthase F1 subunit delta, with protein MASTRAAIRYATAILDLSNSKGVSEAVNNDMKSIASTIKGNVELSTFIQNPTIKVEVKEKALLEVFATVDNVTKGLLHLLFENKRFEILDVIAAEYSKLFDIMNNVEVAKVTTAVAMDAALEAKVLAKIATLSDKKITIENIVDPAIIGGFILRIGDQQYNASVANRLQILKRELSN; from the coding sequence ATGGCAAGTACTAGAGCAGCAATTCGTTATGCAACCGCAATTTTAGATTTATCCAATTCAAAAGGGGTGTCTGAAGCTGTGAATAATGACATGAAATCTATTGCTTCAACGATTAAGGGAAATGTGGAATTGAGTACTTTTATTCAAAACCCAACCATTAAAGTAGAAGTGAAAGAGAAAGCACTTTTAGAAGTTTTTGCTACTGTTGATAACGTAACCAAAGGTTTGCTTCATTTGTTATTTGAAAACAAAAGATTCGAAATTCTGGATGTTATCGCTGCAGAGTATAGTAAATTGTTTGATATCATGAATAATGTTGAAGTGGCCAAAGTAACTACAGCTGTTGCTATGGATGCTGCGCTTGAAGCTAAAGTTTTGGCTAAAATAGCAACATTGTCTGATAAAAAAATTACAATTGAAAACATTGTAGACCCTGCTATTATCGGAGGATTTATATTAAGAATAGGCGATCAGCAGTATAATGCTTCTGTTGCCAACAGATTACAAATATTAAAAAGAGAGTTAAGTAATTAG
- the atpA gene encoding F0F1 ATP synthase subunit alpha has protein sequence MAEIKPAEISAILRKQVEGFESGATLEEVGTVLQVGDGIALIYGLSNVQYGELVEFENGLEAIVLNLEQDNVGVVLLGPSTGIKEGSTAKRTQRIASLKTGEGMVGRVVNTLGFPIDGKGPIGGELFEMPLERKAPGVIFRQPVTEPLQTGVKAVDAMIPVGRGQRELVIGDRQTGKSTVCIDTILNQKEFYDAGKPVFCIYVAIGQKASTVAGIAKMLEEKGAMAYTVIVAANASDPAPMQVYAPFAGAAIGEYFRDSGRPALIVYDDLSKQAVAYREVSLLLRRPPGREAYPGDVFYLHSRLLERACKVIADDGIAKDMNDLPDSLKGIVKGGGSLTALPIIETQAGDVSAYIPTNVISITDGQIFLDGDLFNSGVRPAINVGISVSRVGGNAQIKSMKKVAGTLKLDQAQFRELEAFAKFGSDLDAVTLNVIEKGKRNVEILKQGLNDPYTVEDQVAIIYAGSKNLLRNVPVNKVKEFEKDFLEFLNNKHRATLDALKAGKLTDEITDVLETVAKEISAKYN, from the coding sequence ATGGCGGAAATCAAACCTGCTGAAATTTCAGCAATATTAAGAAAGCAAGTCGAAGGTTTTGAATCTGGTGCTACGCTAGAGGAAGTAGGAACAGTACTTCAAGTTGGAGATGGTATTGCTCTTATTTATGGGCTTTCAAATGTTCAATACGGTGAATTGGTTGAATTCGAAAACGGATTAGAGGCAATCGTTTTGAACCTTGAACAAGACAATGTTGGGGTGGTACTTTTAGGACCTTCAACAGGAATCAAAGAAGGATCTACTGCAAAAAGAACACAACGTATTGCTTCCCTTAAAACAGGTGAAGGAATGGTAGGACGTGTAGTTAACACTCTTGGTTTTCCAATTGATGGAAAAGGACCAATTGGGGGTGAATTATTCGAAATGCCATTGGAAAGAAAAGCTCCTGGAGTTATCTTCCGTCAACCAGTTACTGAACCATTGCAAACAGGAGTAAAAGCAGTTGATGCTATGATCCCAGTAGGTCGTGGACAACGTGAGTTGGTTATTGGTGACCGTCAAACAGGTAAATCTACTGTTTGTATTGACACTATCTTAAATCAAAAAGAATTTTACGATGCTGGGAAACCAGTATTCTGTATATATGTTGCTATTGGTCAAAAAGCTTCTACTGTTGCAGGAATTGCAAAAATGTTGGAAGAAAAAGGAGCAATGGCGTATACTGTAATCGTTGCTGCAAATGCATCTGATCCAGCTCCTATGCAAGTTTACGCTCCTTTCGCAGGTGCTGCAATTGGAGAATATTTTAGAGATTCAGGTCGTCCTGCTTTGATTGTCTATGATGATTTATCTAAACAAGCAGTTGCTTACCGTGAGGTTTCTCTTTTATTAAGAAGACCACCGGGACGTGAAGCATATCCTGGAGACGTTTTTTACTTACACAGTCGTTTATTAGAGCGTGCTTGTAAAGTAATTGCTGATGATGGAATTGCAAAAGACATGAACGATTTACCAGATTCTTTGAAAGGAATTGTTAAAGGTGGAGGTTCTTTGACTGCATTGCCAATTATTGAAACTCAAGCGGGTGACGTTTCTGCATATATCCCAACAAACGTAATTTCGATTACAGATGGTCAAATTTTCTTGGATGGAGATTTGTTTAACTCTGGGGTCCGTCCAGCGATTAACGTTGGTATTTCTGTATCTCGTGTTGGAGGTAATGCTCAAATTAAATCAATGAAAAAAGTAGCAGGTACTTTGAAATTGGATCAAGCGCAATTCCGTGAATTGGAAGCATTTGCTAAATTCGGTTCTGACCTTGATGCGGTTACATTGAACGTAATTGAAAAAGGAAAAAGAAACGTTGAAATCTTAAAACAAGGTTTGAATGACCCTTATACAGTTGAAGACCAAGTTGCTATTATCTATGCTGGATCTAAAAACTTATTGAGAAATGTTCCTGTGAATAAAGTGAAAGAATTTGAGAAAGATTTCTTGGAATTCTTGAACAACAAACACAGAGCTACTCTTGATGCTTTGAAAGCAGGAAAATTAACAGATGAAATTACAGATGTATTGGAGACTGTTGCAAAAGAAATTTCAGCGAAATATAACTAA
- the atpG gene encoding ATP synthase F1 subunit gamma has product MANLKEIRNRITSISSTMQITSAMKMVSAAKLKKAQDAITAMRPYAEKLTELLQNLSASLDGDVGGEFTTQREVKKVLIVAITSNRGLCGAFNTNVIKEAKNRSEYYAGKQVDIFAIGKKGNDILSKTLNVIDNKSSIFDYLTFDNVAVIAEKLTQKFVSGEYDRIELVYNQFKNAATQIVQTEQFLPLAPIQSDKPVSTGDYIFEPAKDEIVLTLIPKALKTQLYKGIRDSFASEHGARMTAMHKATDNATDLRDQLKLTYNKARQAAITNEILEIVGGAEALKG; this is encoded by the coding sequence ATGGCAAACTTAAAGGAAATCCGTAATAGAATTACTTCCATTTCATCTACGATGCAGATTACATCGGCAATGAAAATGGTTTCTGCAGCAAAGCTAAAGAAAGCACAAGATGCAATCACAGCAATGCGCCCTTATGCCGAAAAATTAACGGAATTATTACAAAATCTATCCGCTTCACTTGATGGTGATGTTGGTGGAGAATTTACTACACAACGTGAGGTAAAAAAAGTTTTAATTGTTGCCATCACTTCGAATAGAGGTTTGTGTGGTGCTTTTAACACGAACGTAATTAAGGAAGCTAAAAACCGTTCTGAATATTATGCCGGTAAACAAGTGGATATTTTTGCTATCGGTAAAAAAGGAAACGATATTTTGTCAAAAACTTTGAATGTAATTGACAATAAAAGTTCAATTTTTGATTATTTAACTTTTGATAATGTTGCTGTTATTGCAGAAAAGTTGACTCAAAAATTTGTTTCAGGTGAATACGACAGAATTGAATTGGTTTACAATCAATTTAAAAACGCAGCTACTCAAATTGTACAAACAGAACAATTTTTGCCATTAGCTCCTATTCAATCAGATAAACCCGTTTCGACTGGTGATTACATTTTCGAACCTGCAAAGGACGAAATTGTTTTGACTTTGATTCCAAAAGCGTTAAAAACACAATTGTACAAAGGTATTCGTGATTCATTTGCATCAGAGCATGGAGCGCGTATGACTGCAATGCACAAAGCAACAGACAATGCAACAGACTTGAGAGATCAATTGAAATTGACTTACAATAAAGCACGTCAGGCTGCGATTACCAATGAAATCCTTGAGATTGTTGGTGGAGCAGAAGCTTTGAAAGGATAA
- a CDS encoding GNAT family N-acetyltransferase, producing the protein MLAQIEVMRHLYPNLTLEKYESYLQEMVPHNYKQIAVFENGNCVGLSGFWTAIKLWTGKYIEIDNFIVHSEHRSKGIGKMMTDYIDVKAQAEGCTAIVLDAFTGNFTAHRFYYNQGYVPKGFHFLKMLNEEGLT; encoded by the coding sequence ATGCTCGCTCAAATTGAAGTGATGCGACACTTGTATCCCAACCTTACTCTGGAAAAATACGAATCTTATTTGCAGGAAATGGTTCCCCATAATTACAAACAGATAGCTGTTTTTGAAAACGGTAACTGCGTTGGTTTATCTGGTTTTTGGACAGCTATCAAGCTTTGGACAGGGAAATATATTGAAATTGATAATTTCATAGTTCATTCGGAACACCGCTCTAAAGGGATTGGAAAAATGATGACCGATTATATAGATGTTAAAGCACAAGCTGAAGGTTGTACCGCCATTGTTTTGGATGCTTTCACGGGTAATTTTACTGCCCATCGTTTTTATTACAATCAAGGATATGTGCCAAAGGGGTTTCATTTTCTAAAAATGTTAAATGAAGAGGGATTAACTTAG